In the genome of Bryobacteraceae bacterium, one region contains:
- a CDS encoding AMP-binding protein: MYGWALRRLVLPVGDRITKQRLLSRLEFLREAQWWPIERVESWRNERLRELARTAYEEVPLYRRLFDSVGVHWRDIRDADDLRRLPVVTKAMLRNAYPNESTRDTGLPWRIESSSGSTGEPFLIREDSETAGWHRASFMLSLEWAGWRMGEAHIQTGASLDRGWERIAKDVMLRCHYVPSMHLDDESLDRVLDTIDRRGIRHLWGYPCALDALAQRAAAVAWNGSPMNSVVTWADQLYPHYRSRIERVFRTQVLDTYGCGEGIQISAQCGHGRHYHVLMMDTVVEYVDSTGEPVRDGEPGRVLLTRLLPGAMPFIRYEVGDVGVRAPHQVCTCGRQWELMQSITGRQTDVVVDPSGRRFFVHFFSLYLESFPEIREYQVIQTGPDSVHIRAVCNVETPDLGARVAAHLQSAGLTEMAIHFEPVSAIPLTAAGKRRWVIGYSAEPPKVAA, from the coding sequence GCCGTCTGGTTCTCCCCGTCGGAGACCGCATTACAAAGCAGCGCCTTCTCTCCCGACTCGAATTCCTGCGGGAAGCGCAGTGGTGGCCGATCGAGCGCGTAGAGTCGTGGCGGAACGAGCGCCTGCGGGAACTTGCCCGCACAGCCTACGAGGAGGTGCCGCTGTACCGCCGGTTGTTCGATTCCGTCGGTGTCCACTGGCGCGATATCCGCGATGCCGACGACCTCCGTCGGCTGCCGGTGGTGACCAAAGCGATGCTCCGGAACGCGTATCCGAACGAGAGCACGCGCGACACGGGCCTGCCATGGAGAATAGAGAGCTCGTCCGGATCCACCGGCGAGCCGTTCCTGATCCGGGAAGATTCCGAAACAGCGGGATGGCATCGCGCGTCTTTCATGCTCTCCCTCGAATGGGCGGGCTGGAGGATGGGCGAGGCGCACATTCAGACCGGCGCTTCGCTCGACCGCGGCTGGGAGCGCATAGCCAAGGACGTGATGCTGCGCTGCCACTACGTGCCCTCAATGCACCTGGACGATGAGAGCCTGGACCGGGTGCTCGACACCATCGACCGGCGTGGAATTCGGCACTTATGGGGCTACCCGTGCGCCCTGGATGCGCTGGCGCAGCGCGCGGCGGCGGTCGCCTGGAATGGTTCGCCGATGAATTCCGTGGTCACGTGGGCCGACCAGCTCTATCCGCACTACCGCAGCCGGATCGAGCGGGTTTTCCGGACCCAAGTGCTGGATACGTATGGCTGCGGGGAGGGGATCCAGATTTCGGCGCAGTGCGGCCACGGCCGGCACTATCACGTACTGATGATGGATACGGTGGTTGAGTACGTGGACAGCACGGGTGAGCCGGTGCGAGATGGCGAGCCGGGGCGCGTTCTGCTGACGAGGCTGCTGCCCGGTGCGATGCCGTTCATCCGGTACGAGGTGGGCGACGTCGGGGTACGGGCGCCGCACCAGGTGTGCACGTGCGGGCGGCAATGGGAACTGATGCAGTCCATCACCGGCAGGCAGACCGACGTGGTTGTCGATCCGTCCGGCCGCCGATTCTTCGTGCACTTTTTCTCGCTTTACCTCGAGAGTTTTCCGGAGATCCGTGAGTACCAGGTGATCCAGACGGGGCCTGACTCAGTGCACATTCGCGCGGTGTGCAACGTCGAGACGCCGGACTTGGGGGCGAGAGTGGCGGCGCATCTGCAATCGGCGGGACTTACCGAAATGGCGATTCATTTCGAGCCGGTTTCGGCAATCCCCCTCACGGCCGCAGGTAAGCGGCGATGGGTGATCGGTTACTCGGCCGAGCCCCCCAAAGTGGCAGCCTGA